The Nitrospirota bacterium genome has a segment encoding these proteins:
- a CDS encoding HAMP domain-containing protein codes for MKEMVLGWVRRVDGLFNFKSLNQRVIVTLVGNFALVMAAILVIALWVQGKFSLEQELNAAKMTGTAVTEGLIQLMEADEGERAGSIVKHLLESTTIAELRIIHAEVLNEDEDVPHGPEKQPKNDIEREALSSGAPQTMVVKNGRGNMFDYVVPIVARGSCGECHDVKKGEVMGAVSMSFSLKHLATLRKRFAAFVGSGAALGAVMLSMVLALVFTVTISQPVQKVTRVLDDLAGGKLNQEPLEVKLRDEIAAMRRSFNQVLGVLGELARQTETLSKGDFSRTDGALPGDIGRLFTTMQTNLRGLLAHVDETVRKTESAAAEIKAVSGRTIGTVQEHQARIEDVAAAVTQLATAVQEVATNSGHADTRMKEITELARRSKDVMTEGLRGLEATEMAVRDAVQDMTQLNQNCRRVGEIVKTIEGIAAQTNMLALNAAIEAARAGEAGSGFAVVADEVRKLAEKAASEAGNITSIIENIGEGANKTLAAVERTSKVTNETATLTVQAGKALDEILSGTAQASKLSAEIRVATDQQAKASDEVAGALTSISKLVQESAAAFQQLNTEAGTLSALGSELMQRMSRFKL; via the coding sequence ATGAAGGAAATGGTGCTCGGTTGGGTCCGCCGGGTGGACGGCCTTTTCAACTTCAAGTCGCTTAATCAACGAGTCATCGTCACCTTGGTCGGCAATTTCGCGCTGGTCATGGCGGCGATTCTCGTCATCGCCCTGTGGGTGCAGGGAAAGTTCTCGCTGGAGCAGGAGCTGAACGCCGCGAAAATGACGGGCACGGCAGTGACGGAGGGTCTCATCCAGCTTATGGAAGCCGACGAAGGAGAGCGTGCGGGATCGATCGTCAAACATCTACTGGAATCCACGACGATTGCGGAGCTGCGGATCATCCACGCGGAGGTCCTGAACGAGGATGAGGACGTTCCGCACGGTCCGGAGAAGCAGCCGAAGAATGACATCGAGCGGGAGGCCCTCTCTTCGGGCGCCCCTCAAACGATGGTCGTCAAGAACGGGCGGGGAAACATGTTCGATTACGTGGTGCCGATCGTGGCCCGGGGGTCTTGCGGGGAGTGTCACGATGTCAAGAAGGGCGAGGTCATGGGGGCGGTCAGCATGAGTTTTTCACTCAAGCACCTGGCGACCCTTCGGAAACGATTTGCGGCCTTCGTCGGATCAGGCGCGGCTCTGGGGGCGGTGATGTTGAGTATGGTCCTGGCGCTGGTGTTTACGGTGACGATCAGTCAACCCGTCCAGAAGGTCACGCGCGTGCTGGACGACCTCGCGGGGGGGAAGCTCAACCAGGAGCCGCTGGAGGTCAAGCTGCGCGATGAGATCGCGGCGATGCGTCGCTCCTTCAACCAAGTGCTCGGGGTGCTGGGTGAACTCGCGCGGCAGACGGAGACGCTTTCGAAGGGGGATTTCAGCCGGACGGACGGCGCGCTTCCGGGGGACATCGGACGACTGTTTACGACCATGCAGACGAACTTGCGCGGACTGCTGGCCCACGTGGACGAGACGGTGCGCAAGACGGAATCGGCGGCTGCCGAGATCAAGGCGGTGTCGGGCCGAACCATCGGCACGGTGCAGGAGCATCAGGCGCGGATCGAGGACGTGGCGGCGGCCGTGACGCAATTGGCGACGGCGGTTCAGGAGGTCGCCACGAATTCCGGCCACGCCGACACGCGAATGAAGGAGATCACGGAACTGGCGCGCCGGAGCAAGGATGTCATGACGGAAGGCCTGCGCGGACTGGAGGCGACCGAGATGGCCGTGCGTGATGCCGTGCAGGACATGACGCAGCTCAACCAGAACTGCCGGCGCGTGGGAGAGATCGTGAAGACGATTGAAGGGATCGCTGCTCAGACCAACATGCTGGCGCTCAACGCGGCCATTGAGGCGGCGAGAGCGGGAGAGGCCGGCAGCGGTTTTGCGGTGGTGGCGGACGAAGTGCGCAAGCTGGCCGAGAAGGCGGCCTCCGAGGCGGGAAACATCACGTCCATCATCGAGAACATCGGAGAGGGGGCGAACAAGACGTTGGCGGCGGTCGAGCGGACATCGAAGGTGACCAATGAAACGGCCACGCTCACGGTGCAGGCGGGGAAGGCGCTCGATGAGATTCTGTCCGGCACGGCCCAGGCGTCGAAACTGTCAGCGGAGATCCGCGTTGCGACGGATCAGCAGGCCAAGGCCAGCGACGAGGTAGCCGGCGCGCTCACATCCATTTCCAAACTGGTCCAGGAGAGCGCCGCGGCCTTCCAGCAGTTGAATACGGAGGCGGGAACTCTGTCCGCGCTCGGCTCCGAACTGATGCAGCGGATGAGCCGGTTCAAGCTGTAG
- a CDS encoding response regulator: MEQITANPPATSVAPLPEAGAGRFTRAEQRIRKGLWIYLVIRWVIAGTLSLIPIIIVPFGLSMGNGFLVAAFACITLSNVLVHWQFRRLIQTPKLLLLSFIFDSVLAEIVIHVGGGDAYGLRYFGLIVVLFATTLLPPRFSLVSVGSFLLSHVALETLEFLGGLPPGQGMNASAFTPLERLFYGIVPDAFIVWAVWWGVAMVTDQLTREIRSGEERADELDVLVRSATERIEQTQKALIQSEKLSALGQVISGVTHELNNPLTGVIGYAQLLKESASSPDQRAILDKLLREAERSKRIVNNLLVHTRHYQSEKVPIDLNAFVREVRELREYQAGLQNIRFECELDPNLPKTMGEPDHLRQALINIVLNAEQALQDRLESGRKIRISSQVEPPSLPGANGFAHGRIRIAIWNNGPAIPPNVLSRLFEPFFTTKPPGKGTGLGLYLVHNILVDHGGSIRVESDPSRGTTFTLDLPVIPSPAPVAATIPVPPHVETPAPKPPKLVLVVDDEDFILDLLSQALKSDGHRVLTARDGVEALDVLKTAEPGVILMDFRMPRMDGESLVGEIERCYPALMNRMVIMSGSSGLGGLDRLLREKPHLRHIQKPFDLRAVKALIGSM, encoded by the coding sequence ATGGAACAGATCACCGCGAATCCTCCGGCCACTTCCGTAGCTCCCCTTCCCGAGGCGGGAGCCGGCCGGTTCACCCGCGCCGAGCAGCGCATCCGAAAAGGCCTCTGGATCTATCTCGTTATTCGGTGGGTGATCGCCGGCACCCTCTCACTCATTCCCATCATCATCGTCCCCTTCGGCCTCTCCATGGGCAACGGCTTCCTGGTGGCCGCCTTCGCGTGCATTACGCTGAGCAATGTCCTCGTGCACTGGCAGTTCCGCCGGCTGATTCAGACGCCCAAACTCCTGCTCCTGTCCTTCATCTTCGATTCGGTCCTCGCGGAAATCGTGATCCACGTGGGAGGCGGCGACGCCTATGGCCTCCGTTACTTCGGTCTGATCGTAGTTCTCTTCGCAACCACATTGCTCCCCCCCCGCTTCTCGCTGGTCTCGGTCGGCTCGTTCCTACTGAGTCACGTCGCTCTCGAAACCTTGGAGTTCCTCGGTGGGTTGCCTCCCGGCCAAGGCATGAATGCGTCCGCCTTCACCCCCCTTGAGCGCCTGTTCTACGGAATCGTGCCCGACGCGTTTATCGTATGGGCGGTCTGGTGGGGCGTGGCGATGGTCACGGATCAGCTCACAAGGGAAATTCGATCCGGAGAAGAACGCGCGGACGAACTGGATGTGCTCGTCCGCTCCGCCACCGAGCGCATCGAACAGACCCAAAAGGCGCTGATACAGTCCGAGAAACTCTCGGCACTCGGACAGGTCATCTCCGGCGTGACGCACGAGCTCAACAACCCGCTCACCGGCGTCATCGGGTACGCTCAACTCCTGAAGGAGTCCGCATCGAGTCCCGATCAGCGGGCGATTCTGGACAAGCTCCTGCGCGAAGCCGAACGCTCGAAAAGGATCGTGAACAATCTTCTGGTCCACACCCGGCACTATCAGTCCGAGAAAGTCCCGATCGACCTGAATGCATTCGTGCGCGAGGTGCGGGAACTTCGCGAATACCAAGCGGGACTCCAGAACATTCGCTTCGAATGCGAATTGGATCCAAATCTTCCCAAGACGATGGGAGAGCCGGACCACCTCCGCCAAGCCCTCATCAACATCGTGCTCAATGCAGAACAGGCGTTGCAAGATAGACTGGAATCCGGCCGGAAAATTCGAATTTCCTCGCAGGTTGAACCGCCATCTTTGCCCGGAGCGAACGGGTTCGCACATGGACGAATCCGGATTGCCATCTGGAACAACGGCCCGGCGATCCCGCCCAATGTTTTGTCTCGTCTGTTCGAACCGTTCTTCACCACGAAACCCCCGGGCAAGGGGACGGGGCTCGGCCTCTACCTGGTGCACAATATTCTTGTCGATCACGGAGGATCCATTCGCGTTGAGAGTGATCCATCGCGGGGCACGACCTTCACTCTGGATCTACCTGTTATCCCGTCGCCGGCACCCGTTGCGGCTACGATACCGGTCCCCCCTCATGTCGAGACTCCGGCCCCAAAGCCGCCCAAGCTTGTCCTAGTGGTGGATGATGAGGACTTCATCCTTGACCTCCTGTCCCAGGCGCTGAAGTCGGACGGGCACCGCGTCCTTACCGCCCGAGATGGAGTCGAGGCGCTCGATGTGCTGAAGACCGCCGAGCCAGGCGTCATCTTGATGGACTTCCGAATGCCGCGTATGGACGGTGAGTCACTAGTGGGCGAAATCGAACGCTGTTATCCGGCCCTGATGAACCGTATGGTCATCATGTCCGGGAGCAGCGGACTCGGAGGGCTCGATCGCCTCCTCCGAGAGAAACCCCATCTGCGGCACATCCAGAAACCGTTCGACCTGAGGGCGGTGAAGGCATTGATCGGCTCGATGTAA
- a CDS encoding Crp/Fnr family transcriptional regulator: protein MRTPCIIGKLSALPDAQKNYSLPGVPQTFRKRQIIFQTGSKPYGLYVVCSGRVKVYKNTPSGRLLTTRIASTGELLGYRAFFADETYAANAETLEDTSLRFLDREVVRKLILTQPPLVEEILRKVCLELRYSEDTQVELLYKPAHDRLRGLLVHLGKIYSSDLDQKEVVIPLTRDEIADLAGLTSETTIRLLREFQQQAIVGTSGYGRLTVHLQALRQEAA, encoded by the coding sequence GTGCGCACCCCATGTATCATCGGAAAACTTTCTGCGCTCCCGGATGCCCAGAAGAACTACTCGTTGCCCGGAGTGCCTCAGACCTTCCGCAAGCGGCAGATCATCTTTCAGACCGGCTCCAAGCCGTACGGCCTCTACGTCGTTTGTTCCGGCCGGGTGAAGGTGTACAAGAACACTCCGTCGGGTCGGCTCCTCACCACGCGTATCGCATCGACGGGCGAACTTCTCGGTTATCGAGCCTTCTTCGCCGATGAGACCTACGCGGCCAACGCCGAGACTCTGGAGGATACCAGCCTGCGTTTTCTGGACAGGGAAGTCGTTCGTAAGCTGATCCTGACGCAACCCCCGCTGGTTGAAGAAATCCTCCGCAAGGTCTGCCTGGAACTTCGCTATTCCGAGGACACGCAAGTAGAGCTCCTATACAAGCCGGCGCATGATCGGCTCCGTGGACTCCTGGTCCATCTGGGAAAAATCTATTCGTCCGACCTGGATCAGAAGGAAGTGGTCATTCCGCTCACCCGGGATGAAATCGCCGATCTGGCCGGTCTCACCTCGGAAACCACCATCCGACTTCTCCGAGAATTCCAACAGCAGGCCATTGTCGGTACCTCCGGCTACGGCCGACTTACCGTCCACCTCCAAGCCCTCCGCCAGGAAGCCGCGTAG
- a CDS encoding alginate export family protein, which produces MKRRIVSTMLTVTVVLLGGIATARGDAKVSLQYRPRIENKGAGYRTPKTEGSSGYLEASHRARLGIKATHPDVPNVSGAAEIQDVRFFGEESDTLADYTADTFDLHQGFVDAFDEIRHIGIRVGRQELNYDEHRLLGNVDWTQQGRSHDAAVLRWESGAYAAHLGGAKHLSAARLQGGTYKKAYPSYTNYNELLFLWAKAPAGPVSASYYAVFDTPPKISTRFTTGPRLESSAGGIQSRAEAYYQITKQRDMDRASGYLVGLSAGKSFSAGPTGYSTTAAYDFSSPDFGSLYPTAHKWFGTMDLFLAFPADTNSKGLHDPALKLSATGTDWKLLLDLHYFMLAEDVNGEKNLGPEVDITLPVKFNNVLTLTAGVSAFFPGPGMENLKGTTPEGGTFTPASLETGYWSFLMLDAKF; this is translated from the coding sequence ATGAAACGCAGAATTGTGAGCACAATGTTGACTGTCACGGTCGTATTATTGGGAGGGATTGCGACTGCGCGAGGCGATGCAAAGGTATCTCTCCAATATCGGCCGCGGATCGAGAACAAGGGGGCCGGGTACCGAACGCCGAAGACCGAAGGATCTTCCGGCTATCTCGAAGCCTCGCATCGGGCCCGTCTCGGAATCAAGGCCACCCACCCGGATGTTCCAAATGTCAGCGGCGCCGCCGAGATCCAGGACGTACGATTTTTCGGCGAGGAATCGGACACGCTCGCCGATTACACCGCCGACACCTTCGATCTCCATCAGGGATTCGTGGATGCGTTCGATGAAATCCGCCACATCGGGATCCGCGTCGGACGGCAGGAACTCAACTATGATGAGCACCGGCTGTTGGGTAACGTCGACTGGACGCAGCAAGGCCGATCCCACGACGCAGCGGTCCTTCGCTGGGAATCCGGTGCGTACGCCGCCCATCTCGGAGGTGCGAAACACCTGAGCGCCGCTCGACTCCAAGGGGGAACGTACAAGAAAGCCTATCCCTCTTACACGAACTACAACGAACTCCTCTTCCTGTGGGCGAAAGCGCCCGCCGGACCTGTCTCTGCGAGCTACTACGCGGTGTTTGACACGCCGCCGAAAATCTCGACTCGATTCACCACAGGTCCGCGCCTCGAATCCTCGGCGGGCGGTATCCAGTCGCGCGCCGAAGCCTACTACCAAATCACGAAACAGCGCGACATGGACCGGGCAAGCGGCTACCTGGTCGGCCTGTCCGCGGGGAAGTCCTTTTCGGCCGGTCCCACCGGTTACTCCACCACGGCGGCTTACGACTTCAGCTCGCCCGATTTCGGCAGCCTATACCCCACCGCCCACAAATGGTTCGGCACGATGGATCTGTTCCTCGCATTCCCCGCCGACACCAACAGCAAAGGCTTGCACGATCCCGCGCTGAAACTGTCGGCGACGGGCACCGACTGGAAATTGCTCCTCGACCTGCACTATTTCATGCTGGCTGAAGATGTGAACGGCGAAAAGAATCTCGGCCCGGAAGTGGACATCACACTGCCGGTGAAGTTCAACAACGTCCTGACGCTCACGGCCGGCGTGAGTGCCTTCTTCCCCGGTCCTGGCATGGAAAACCTGAAAGGAACGACACCGGAGGGTGGGACCTTCACACCGGCAAGTCTCGAAACCGGGTACTGGTCGTTCCTTATGTTGGACGCGAAGTTCTGA
- a CDS encoding DUF4149 domain-containing protein, with protein MHWLYEASVWLHIVAAAVWLGGMVFVGAVVVPVSRKPDFQKSAASLVHHTGIQFRPVGWICLGLIAFTGLFNLWYRGVRAEDLVSLNFWRMPFSQALAYKLILFYVILVISAVHDFYLGPKATASWMADPNSPKTAKYRNLASKLGQIGLLISLAIVAFAVMMVRGLPW; from the coding sequence ATGCACTGGCTCTACGAGGCCTCCGTGTGGCTCCACATCGTCGCGGCAGCCGTGTGGCTCGGCGGGATGGTCTTCGTCGGCGCCGTAGTGGTTCCCGTCTCTCGCAAGCCCGACTTCCAGAAATCGGCCGCGTCCCTCGTGCACCACACCGGGATCCAGTTCCGGCCGGTCGGATGGATCTGCCTCGGCCTCATCGCCTTCACAGGCCTTTTCAATCTGTGGTACCGAGGCGTTCGCGCGGAGGACCTTGTGAGCCTCAACTTCTGGCGCATGCCGTTCTCACAGGCACTCGCTTACAAGCTCATTTTGTTCTATGTCATCCTCGTGATCAGCGCGGTGCATGACTTCTATCTCGGCCCGAAAGCCACCGCGTCCTGGATGGCAGACCCCAATTCCCCGAAAACGGCAAAGTATAGGAATCTGGCTTCCAAGCTCGGCCAAATCGGACTCCTGATCTCGCTCGCCATCGTGGCCTTCGCCGTGATGATGGTCCGCGGACTGCCGTGGTGA
- a CDS encoding bifunctional YncE family protein/alkaline phosphatase family protein, producing MICRRTTDGAAWNMARGYRRMGPSAKNLVFANALLIFFLACTSKKKECPLPEPAPIATAPVGDLGDGTYKLYTGRRITPIGRHLEVGTFPQNLALSPSGKLLAISHSGESDEKNEEKEKQTVWIVDAATMTTLKIIQADAFFYGLAFSPDSKLLYASGGGGNTVHVYDVTSPTYREVNPLKVEDYPSGVAATPDGKLLLVARLHEHTLSVFKTGTYEKLADLPTQAYPYGVAVTPDSTKAFVSNWGDSSISAFDLTSLKPLGRIEVGKNPEGLAVSPDGKSLVSSNADADSLSFIDTATLEVTRTLSLRARAEDAPGVMPVDLTFSPDGSRLLVACSGDNMIAVVDVADGKIIGKIPSGAYPTSVRTDGKSLYILNGKAFGARPNLKNEFITSIVWGHLSSVDMPSEADLPSLTAKVDENNEDRLKHFFGLGPECQATNGPVPIRHGDKSAQIKHVVYVVRENKTYDSLLGDLGGEARGEPSFALFGEKITPNLHSLARRYANLDNCYYESEQSLQGHIWISGGWTNDFAERNWTAMWAQKGVGQFFLPNTEPAARGGEPLFYDNLIKHDVSFRVYGDPTGILTGLFDTFRNNIDFKYPTWSIQIRDQDKIKEFFRELDLGIFPSFVSIWLPNDHTRGTSAGAPTPETMISDNDYATGLLIEKLSKSPYWKETVVFIFEDDPQGVPDHIDAHRGPCLVVGPQVKRGYTSHVHYSFPSFHRTVELILGMQPLSRFDALAAPILDVFTQSPENSEPFTPVAPDVPVRYNAPDAYGAAESAKMDFSTADQAPGLGRVLWHHMKGPKVPFPSAYADEDDD from the coding sequence ATGATATGTCGCCGCACCACGGATGGTGCGGCATGGAACATGGCCCGCGGCTACCGCCGCATGGGTCCAAGCGCCAAGAATCTCGTCTTCGCCAACGCCCTCCTGATTTTCTTCCTCGCCTGCACGAGCAAGAAAAAAGAATGCCCTCTCCCCGAACCGGCGCCCATCGCCACCGCCCCCGTCGGCGATCTCGGCGACGGCACGTACAAACTTTACACGGGTCGCCGGATCACTCCGATCGGCCGACACCTGGAAGTCGGGACATTCCCCCAAAACCTTGCGCTTTCCCCATCAGGAAAACTCCTCGCCATCAGCCACAGCGGCGAAAGCGACGAGAAAAATGAGGAGAAGGAGAAGCAGACGGTCTGGATCGTTGACGCGGCCACCATGACCACCCTGAAGATTATTCAAGCCGATGCCTTCTTCTACGGCCTCGCGTTCAGTCCCGATTCGAAGCTGCTCTACGCTTCCGGTGGTGGAGGCAACACGGTTCACGTGTACGACGTGACCTCGCCGACCTACCGCGAGGTCAATCCCTTGAAGGTGGAGGACTATCCCAGCGGCGTGGCCGCAACTCCCGACGGGAAACTCCTCCTCGTGGCCCGGCTTCACGAACACACACTGTCCGTCTTCAAGACCGGCACCTACGAGAAGCTCGCGGACCTGCCGACACAGGCGTATCCCTACGGAGTAGCCGTAACGCCGGACAGCACGAAGGCGTTCGTCTCCAACTGGGGTGACTCCTCGATCTCGGCGTTCGACCTGACCTCGCTGAAACCCCTCGGGCGCATCGAGGTTGGAAAGAATCCCGAAGGGCTCGCCGTTTCCCCGGATGGGAAGAGCCTCGTCTCCTCCAACGCCGACGCGGATTCCCTCAGTTTCATCGATACCGCCACGCTCGAAGTCACCCGCACTCTCTCCCTGAGGGCCCGTGCCGAGGACGCCCCCGGCGTCATGCCCGTGGATCTCACGTTTTCACCCGATGGCAGTCGGCTGCTCGTCGCGTGCAGCGGAGACAACATGATCGCCGTCGTCGATGTCGCCGATGGGAAAATCATCGGCAAGATCCCTTCCGGCGCCTATCCCACTTCGGTACGAACCGATGGAAAATCGCTCTACATTCTCAACGGCAAGGCGTTCGGAGCGCGACCCAATCTCAAGAACGAATTCATCACCTCCATCGTGTGGGGACATCTATCCAGCGTGGACATGCCGTCGGAAGCGGATCTCCCCTCGCTCACGGCCAAGGTGGACGAGAACAACGAAGATCGGCTGAAGCACTTCTTCGGGCTCGGTCCGGAATGCCAGGCGACTAACGGCCCGGTGCCCATCCGCCATGGTGATAAGTCCGCACAAATCAAACACGTGGTCTACGTAGTCCGCGAAAACAAGACGTATGACTCTCTGCTCGGGGATCTGGGCGGCGAGGCGCGGGGAGAGCCCAGCTTCGCCTTGTTCGGTGAAAAGATCACGCCGAACCTCCACTCGCTGGCCCGCCGCTACGCCAACCTCGACAATTGCTACTACGAGTCCGAGCAGTCCCTCCAAGGTCACATCTGGATCTCCGGGGGATGGACCAACGATTTCGCCGAACGAAACTGGACCGCCATGTGGGCGCAGAAAGGCGTGGGGCAGTTCTTCCTGCCCAACACCGAACCGGCGGCGCGCGGCGGCGAGCCGCTGTTCTATGACAATCTCATCAAGCACGACGTCTCGTTCCGGGTTTACGGAGACCCCACGGGGATTCTCACGGGACTGTTCGACACCTTCAGGAACAACATCGATTTCAAGTACCCCACGTGGTCCATCCAGATCCGTGATCAGGACAAGATCAAGGAGTTTTTCCGCGAATTGGATCTCGGCATCTTCCCTTCATTCGTATCGATCTGGCTTCCGAACGATCATACGCGCGGCACTTCTGCGGGGGCCCCAACGCCCGAGACGATGATTTCGGACAACGACTACGCCACCGGCCTCCTCATCGAGAAGCTGAGCAAGAGCCCCTACTGGAAAGAGACGGTCGTTTTCATCTTCGAAGACGATCCCCAGGGAGTGCCGGACCACATCGATGCCCACCGCGGCCCCTGTCTCGTCGTCGGTCCTCAGGTGAAGCGTGGCTACACATCCCACGTCCACTATTCGTTCCCTTCCTTCCACCGGACCGTGGAACTGATTCTTGGGATGCAGCCGCTCAGCCGATTCGATGCCCTTGCGGCGCCGATCCTCGACGTGTTCACCCAATCGCCTGAAAATTCAGAACCGTTCACTCCCGTCGCGCCGGACGTCCCCGTGAGGTACAACGCGCCCGACGCCTACGGCGCGGCGGAATCGGCGAAAATGGATTTCTCCACGGCGGACCAGGCACCCGGGCTTGGCCGTGTTCTGTGGCACCACATGAAAGGTCCGAAAGTTCCGTTCCCCTCCGCCTATGCGGATGAGGACGATGATTGA
- a CDS encoding NAD(P)/FAD-dependent oxidoreductase: MRNSPSKYDAIVIGTGLGGCAVGSALAAAGLRVLILEKNPRIGGSCSYYEKRGFHIDIGTHLFSRGHRGPLGEAQRRAGVKKRVRFVQTREMVLARGPGLDLTFPRDPHRWPAALLRAAYQVRLKPWEVPPIVRFFTAVMRLRPHEIEALDDVPMMDFVLRYTRDPRLVAAFGFLLGLYFVLPLEEVSAGEGIWCFQRMVWDNRLSYPIGGSVAVPRALLEAARGHGAEVVTHCGVERIRLNSHGRVTGVVARDGRDFCAPIVISTSSLRTSVLGLAGEKHFPREYVRRVKEIRGSSIAVQAKIILDRPVLKAGCLIGGWSDEMTIRTMKVDDLKRVYGQVQKGQLPAATPIYAPIPTNFDPQLGPKGKQLITACAVAPTTDVTLENGPKEWTANMVETIKAMAPEIVPHIEWVQTFDVRFIERWIGKQYGPAISTGQRVGQVGKRRPPVRTPIRGLYFCGDGAGGRGIGTELAAQSGLECADAVIQDRLNGLLS; encoded by the coding sequence ATGAGAAACAGCCCTTCGAAGTACGATGCCATCGTCATTGGGACGGGCCTCGGCGGTTGCGCCGTCGGATCGGCGCTCGCGGCGGCCGGCCTCCGTGTATTGATCCTTGAGAAAAATCCGCGGATCGGCGGCAGTTGCAGCTACTATGAGAAGCGGGGGTTTCACATCGATATCGGTACCCATCTCTTTTCCCGCGGCCATCGGGGTCCGTTGGGCGAGGCTCAGCGCCGCGCCGGTGTGAAGAAGAGGGTTCGGTTCGTCCAAACGCGGGAAATGGTCCTGGCCCGTGGGCCGGGGCTGGATCTCACGTTTCCCAGGGACCCCCACCGCTGGCCCGCGGCGCTCCTCCGCGCGGCGTATCAGGTGAGGCTGAAACCGTGGGAAGTGCCGCCGATCGTTCGCTTCTTCACCGCCGTGATGCGGCTGCGGCCGCACGAGATCGAGGCTTTGGACGATGTACCGATGATGGATTTCGTCCTGCGCTACACGCGCGATCCGCGCCTCGTCGCCGCCTTCGGTTTCCTATTGGGGCTCTATTTTGTGCTCCCGCTGGAAGAGGTCAGCGCGGGAGAAGGGATCTGGTGCTTTCAGCGGATGGTGTGGGACAACCGCCTCAGCTATCCGATCGGCGGATCGGTGGCGGTTCCCCGCGCGCTCCTGGAAGCGGCGAGGGGACACGGGGCTGAAGTCGTGACTCACTGCGGGGTTGAGAGGATCAGGCTGAATTCTCACGGCCGGGTCACGGGAGTCGTCGCACGGGACGGTCGGGACTTCTGCGCGCCCATCGTGATCAGCACTTCAAGCCTGCGGACGAGCGTTCTCGGCCTGGCGGGAGAGAAACATTTTCCACGTGAGTACGTTCGTCGTGTAAAGGAGATTCGAGGGAGCTCCATCGCCGTGCAGGCCAAGATCATCCTGGACCGTCCCGTGTTGAAGGCCGGGTGTCTGATTGGAGGATGGAGCGACGAGATGACGATTCGCACGATGAAGGTGGACGATCTCAAACGTGTGTACGGCCAGGTGCAGAAAGGGCAGTTGCCTGCGGCCACGCCCATATACGCTCCGATCCCGACCAACTTCGACCCGCAGCTGGGACCGAAAGGCAAGCAACTCATTACGGCGTGTGCGGTGGCGCCGACCACGGACGTGACACTGGAGAACGGTCCGAAGGAATGGACGGCCAACATGGTGGAGACGATCAAGGCGATGGCGCCGGAGATCGTGCCGCACATCGAGTGGGTCCAGACGTTCGACGTTCGGTTCATCGAGCGATGGATTGGCAAGCAGTACGGCCCGGCGATCAGTACAGGTCAGAGAGTGGGTCAGGTTGGGAAGCGCCGACCACCCGTGCGGACACCGATCCGAGGACTCTATTTCTGCGGCGACGGCGCGGGCGGTCGCGGCATCGGCACGGAACTCGCCGCGCAGAGCGGGCTTGAGTGCGCTGACGCGGTCATTCAGGACCGGCTGAACGGATTGCTGTCCTAG